Proteins found in one Panthera tigris isolate Pti1 chromosome B3, P.tigris_Pti1_mat1.1, whole genome shotgun sequence genomic segment:
- the BBS4 gene encoding Bardet-Biedl syndrome 4 protein isoform X2 codes for MIWDTRNSTYPFTAQEFPILEKQNWLIHLHYIRKDYEACKAVIKEQLQETQGLCEYAIYVQALIFRLEGNIQESLELFQTCAVLSPQCADNLKQVARSLFLLGKHKAAIEVYNEAAKLNQTDWEICHNLGVCYIYLKQFKKAQEQLHNALHLNRHDLTYIMLGKIHLLEGDLDKAIEIYKKAVEFSPENTELLTTLGLLYLQLGIYQKAFEHLGNALTYDPTNYKAILAAGSMMQTHGDFDVALTKYRVVACAVPESPPLWNNIGMCFFGKKKYVAAISCLKRANYLAPFDWKILYNLGLVHLTMQQYASAFHFLSAAINFQPKMGELYMLLAVALTNLEDPENAKRAYAEAVRLDKCNPLVNLNYAVLLYNQGEKQGALAQYQEMEKKVHLLQDSTSLEFDAEMVDMAQKLGAALQVGEALVWTKPVKDTKSKHRTTSTSKAASLQQPLGSNQALGQAMSSAAAYGKLPSGAGGTSHLTKPPSLPLEPQPTVEAHPNEESAQIREK; via the exons gcTGTTATCAAAGAGCAGCTTCAGGAGACTCAGGGGTTATGTGAATATGCTATCTATGTCCAAG CATTAATATTTCGCCTGGAAGGAAATATCCAAGAATCCCTAGAACTCTTTCAGACGTGCGCTGTTCTCAGCCCTCAGTGTGCTGATAACCTCAAGCAGGTGGCCAGATCTTT ATTTCTTTTGGGAAAACATAAAGCTGCCATTGAAGTATATAATGAAGCAGCTAAACTTAACCAGACAGATTGG GAGATCTGTCATAACCTAGGAGTTTGCTACATTTATCTGAAACAGTTCAAAAAG GCGCAAGAGCAGCTGCACAATGCCCTACATCTTAACAGGCATGATTTGACTTACATAATGCTGGGGAAGATCCACCTGCTGGAGGGAGACTTGGACAAGGCCATTGAAATCTACAAGAAAGCAGTGGA GTTCTCACCAGAGAATACAGAACTTCTTACGACTTTGGGATTACTCTACTTACAG CTCGGCATTTACCAGAAGGCATTCGAACATCTTGGAAATGCACTGACCTATGACCCTACCAACTACAAG GCCATTTTGGCAGCAGGCAGCATGATGCAGACCCACGGGGACTTTGATGTTGCCCTCACCAAGTACAGAGTTGTAGCTTGTGCCGTTCCAGAAAGTCCTCCACTCTGGAACAACATCGGAATGTGTTTCTTTGGCAAGAAGAAATATGTGGCA GCTATCAGCTGCCTGAAACGAGCCAACTACTTGGCACCCTTTGATTGGAAGATTCTGTATAACTTGGGCCTTGTCCACTTGACAATGCAGCAGTATGCGTCAGCTTTCCATTTCCTCAGCGCGGCCATCAACTTCCAGCCAAAGATGGGGGAGCTCTACATGCTCTTGGCTG TGGCTCTGACCAATCTGGAAGACCCAGAGAACGCCAAGAGAGCCTACGCGGAAGCCGTCCGCCTGGATAA GTGTAACCCGTTGGTAAACCTCAACTATGCTGTGCTGCTGTACAATCAGGGCGAGAAGCAGGGTGCCCTGGCTCAGTATCAGGAGATGGAGAAGAAGGTCCACCTGCTGCAGGACAGCACCTCTCTGGAATTTGACGCCGAG ATGGTGGACATGGCCCAGAAGCTGGGAGCTGCCCTCCAGGTCGGGGAGGCACTGGTCTGGACGAAACCAGTTAAAGACACCAAGTCAAAGCACCGGACCACTTCAACTAGCAAAGCTGCCAGTCTCCAGCAGCCTCTGGGCTCTAATCAAGCCCTAGGACAGGCAATGTCTTCAGCAGCTGCATACGGGAAGCTCCCCTCAG GTGCTGGAGGAACATCCCATCTCACAAAGCCACCATCTCTGCCTCTGGAGCCACAGCCCACTGTGGAAGCACATCCAAATGAAGAATCTgcacaaataagagaaaaatag
- the BBS4 gene encoding Bardet-Biedl syndrome 4 protein isoform X1, protein MAEERLATRTQFSASAESQKPRLKKAQEFPILEKQNWLIHLHYIRKDYEACKAVIKEQLQETQGLCEYAIYVQALIFRLEGNIQESLELFQTCAVLSPQCADNLKQVARSLFLLGKHKAAIEVYNEAAKLNQTDWEICHNLGVCYIYLKQFKKAQEQLHNALHLNRHDLTYIMLGKIHLLEGDLDKAIEIYKKAVEFSPENTELLTTLGLLYLQLGIYQKAFEHLGNALTYDPTNYKAILAAGSMMQTHGDFDVALTKYRVVACAVPESPPLWNNIGMCFFGKKKYVAAISCLKRANYLAPFDWKILYNLGLVHLTMQQYASAFHFLSAAINFQPKMGELYMLLAVALTNLEDPENAKRAYAEAVRLDKCNPLVNLNYAVLLYNQGEKQGALAQYQEMEKKVHLLQDSTSLEFDAEMVDMAQKLGAALQVGEALVWTKPVKDTKSKHRTTSTSKAASLQQPLGSNQALGQAMSSAAAYGKLPSGAGGTSHLTKPPSLPLEPQPTVEAHPNEESAQIREK, encoded by the exons gcTGTTATCAAAGAGCAGCTTCAGGAGACTCAGGGGTTATGTGAATATGCTATCTATGTCCAAG CATTAATATTTCGCCTGGAAGGAAATATCCAAGAATCCCTAGAACTCTTTCAGACGTGCGCTGTTCTCAGCCCTCAGTGTGCTGATAACCTCAAGCAGGTGGCCAGATCTTT ATTTCTTTTGGGAAAACATAAAGCTGCCATTGAAGTATATAATGAAGCAGCTAAACTTAACCAGACAGATTGG GAGATCTGTCATAACCTAGGAGTTTGCTACATTTATCTGAAACAGTTCAAAAAG GCGCAAGAGCAGCTGCACAATGCCCTACATCTTAACAGGCATGATTTGACTTACATAATGCTGGGGAAGATCCACCTGCTGGAGGGAGACTTGGACAAGGCCATTGAAATCTACAAGAAAGCAGTGGA GTTCTCACCAGAGAATACAGAACTTCTTACGACTTTGGGATTACTCTACTTACAG CTCGGCATTTACCAGAAGGCATTCGAACATCTTGGAAATGCACTGACCTATGACCCTACCAACTACAAG GCCATTTTGGCAGCAGGCAGCATGATGCAGACCCACGGGGACTTTGATGTTGCCCTCACCAAGTACAGAGTTGTAGCTTGTGCCGTTCCAGAAAGTCCTCCACTCTGGAACAACATCGGAATGTGTTTCTTTGGCAAGAAGAAATATGTGGCA GCTATCAGCTGCCTGAAACGAGCCAACTACTTGGCACCCTTTGATTGGAAGATTCTGTATAACTTGGGCCTTGTCCACTTGACAATGCAGCAGTATGCGTCAGCTTTCCATTTCCTCAGCGCGGCCATCAACTTCCAGCCAAAGATGGGGGAGCTCTACATGCTCTTGGCTG TGGCTCTGACCAATCTGGAAGACCCAGAGAACGCCAAGAGAGCCTACGCGGAAGCCGTCCGCCTGGATAA GTGTAACCCGTTGGTAAACCTCAACTATGCTGTGCTGCTGTACAATCAGGGCGAGAAGCAGGGTGCCCTGGCTCAGTATCAGGAGATGGAGAAGAAGGTCCACCTGCTGCAGGACAGCACCTCTCTGGAATTTGACGCCGAG ATGGTGGACATGGCCCAGAAGCTGGGAGCTGCCCTCCAGGTCGGGGAGGCACTGGTCTGGACGAAACCAGTTAAAGACACCAAGTCAAAGCACCGGACCACTTCAACTAGCAAAGCTGCCAGTCTCCAGCAGCCTCTGGGCTCTAATCAAGCCCTAGGACAGGCAATGTCTTCAGCAGCTGCATACGGGAAGCTCCCCTCAG GTGCTGGAGGAACATCCCATCTCACAAAGCCACCATCTCTGCCTCTGGAGCCACAGCCCACTGTGGAAGCACATCCAAATGAAGAATCTgcacaaataagagaaaaatag